Proteins encoded by one window of Channa argus isolate prfri chromosome 13, Channa argus male v1.0, whole genome shotgun sequence:
- the larp4aa gene encoding la ribonucleoprotein 4Aa isoform X2, whose amino-acid sequence MSSDQSEEPPLLQEEADPGPKTGGKDEASLWSEGGTGGMVTSKGAGLNPNAKVWQEMPVAPSEAVTNSLTASQFLAGYSEPSSVGCKQYTVGFTALDDSSPTATAEIAVNGMDPPELGFSPAESTTKTSDSKTEDQLISTENLRESLKKELEFYFSRENLSKDLYLMSQMDSDQFVPIWTIASMEGIKVLTTDIDLILDVLRSCPMVEVDEKGEKVRPNHKRCIIILREVPETTPIEEVESLFKNDNCPKVISVEFAHNNNWYITFQSDTDAQQAYKYLREEVKTFQGKPIMARIKAINTFFAKNGYRSMDSSLYAQQSQNQSQYSSPLYMQHVYPQQQYPVYGIVPPTWTPSPTPYFETPLAPFPNGSFVNGFGSAGHYKTGSSSLNITRPFNRNRVPLYSRKNVINAFRNHVKPSVRTNEMTPAAATPVPLESLTGLHSHQPPAPVAAATTTNPVQMASDLSTAFSHLSSSSEPSDDNGVAGRGRRSTTYRGTRRRREDERIMRPVPLAEVKVSPPKFDLAATNFPPLPGCVVSTQGEPVLENRMSDVVRGLYRDKTENIKEVTVSPGSGQAPVTEEAVAVSSPALAIVKSATQPLGPSAPSITRQEKRIERAEIPAPKAASRAPVQTTANPSSSSSTQPIPSSRPQTSASMPATATTPASATATISTPAQEPRKLSYAEVCQRPPKDPPPAPLSLASTGPASGQPLRELRANKAEEPGSSSGPGDKHEKGHDRESGWDHKESRQPRERDSQGYRSNGPRGTAGLKFRDQRRPAPARRSSPQGGYRHTGKEQNIPPVSPK is encoded by the exons ATGAGTTCAGACCAGAGCGAAGAGCCGCCGCTGCTGCAGGAGGAGGCTGATCCGGGACCGAAGACCGGTGGGAAGGACGAGGCTTCGCTGTGGAGCGAAGGAGGGACGGGCGGCATG gtcaCCTCTAAGGGCGCCGGTTTGAACCCAAATGCCAAGGTATGGCAGGAGATGCCAGTGGCCCCCAGTGAGGCTGTTACTAATAGCCTCACAGCCTCGCAATTTTTGGCAG GTTATTCTGAGCCATCATCTGTTGGGTGCAAACAGTACACTGTGGGATTCACAGCCCTGGATGACAGCAGCCCCACAGCAACAGCTGAGATAGCAGTAAATGGAATGGACCCTCCAGAGCTGGGCTTTTCCCCTGCTGAGTCCACCACAAAGACCTCAG ATTCCAAAACAGAAGATCAGCTGATTTCCACTGAAAATTTACGAGAGTCTCTTAAGAAAGAGctggagttttatttttctag GGAAAACCTCTCCAAGGATTTGTACCTGATGTCCCAGATGGACAGTGACCAGTTTGTTCCTATTTGGACCATAGCCAGTATGGAGGGCATCAAGGTTCTCACCACTGACATAGACCTCATCCTGGATGTGTTGAGAT CCTGTCCGATGGTAGAAGTGGATGAAAAAGGGGAGAAGGTGCGTCCTAATCACAAGCGGTGCATTATTATCCTGAGGGAGGTCCCTGAAACTACACCAATTGAG GAAGTTGAGTCACTGTTCAAAAATGACAACTGTCCAAAGGTGATAAGTGTTGAGTTtgcccacaacaacaactggtACATCACATTCCAATCAGACACAGATGCTCAGCAG GCATACAAGTACTTGAGAGAGGAAGTCAAAACCTTTCAGGGAAAACCCATTATG GCCAGAATAAAGGCCATCAACACGTTCTTTGCAAAGAATGGCTACCGTAGCATGGACAGCAGCCTGTATGCTCAGCAGTCACAGAACCAGTCCCAGTACAGCTCTCCACTCTACATGCAGCATGTCTACCCACAACAGCAGTACCCAGTCTACGGCATTGTACCTCCAACCTGGACGCCTTCGCCCACACCATATTTTGAAACTCCTCTG GCGCCATTTCCTAACGGTAGCTTTGTGAATGGATTTGGCTCCGCTGGACACTACAAAACTGGTTCAAGTTCTCTTAATATCACTCGCCCTTTCAACAGAAACCG TGTCCCACTCTATTCAAGAAAGAATGTAATAAATGCCTTCAG AAACCATGTGAAGCCCTCTGTGAGGACAAACGAGATGACACCAGCGGCAGCAACTCCTGTCCCACTGGAGAGTCTAACTGGACTGCATAGCCACCAGCCTCCTGCCCCTGTTGCTGCCGCCACAACCACTAACCCAGTTCAGATGGCCTCTGACCTGAGCACAGCCTTTTcacatctctcttcttcttcggAACCCAGTGATGACAATGGGGTGGCTGGACGTGGAAG aCGGAGCACAACCTACAGAGGAACACGAAGGAGGCGAGAAGATGAACGGATCATG AGGCCTGTACCATTAGCAGAAGTTAAAGTTTCTCCACCCAAGTTTGACTTGGCTGCCACCAATTTCCCACCTCTCCCTGGCTGCGTGGTCAGTACGCAAGGAGAGCCAGTTCTAGAAAACCGAATGTCCGATGTGGTACGTGGCTTGTACAGGGACAAG acagaaaacatcaaagaagtCACTGTGAGTCCAGGTTCAGGCCAAGCCCCAGTCACAGAGGAGGCTGTAGCTGTCTCAAGTCCTGCTCTGGCAATAGTGAAATCTGCTACGCAACCACTTGGACCCTCTGCCCCTAG TATCACTCGTCAGGAGAAAAGGATTGAACGAGCAGAAATTCCAGCGCCAAAAGCAGCTTCACGCGCACCTGTTCAAACTACTGCAAacccctcctcctcatcctccacaCAGCCTATACCAAGCTCTAGGCCTCAGACCTCTGCGTCCATGCCAGCAACAGCGACCACACCAGCCTCTGCTACAGCCACTATTTCTACCCCTGCACAG GAGCCACGTAAGCTCAGCTATGCTGAGGTGTGCCAACGGCCACCTAAGGATCCTCCACCCGCACCACTTAGTCTGGCTTCCACTGGACCCGCATCAGGCCAACCTTTGCGCGAGTTACGTGCGAACAAGGCGGAGGAACCAGGCTCTAGCAGCGGACCAGGAGACAAGCATGAGAAAGGCCACGACAGAGAGAGTGGCTGGGATCACAAGGAAAGCCGGCAACCACGTGAACGTGACTCTCAAGGCTACCGCAGCAATGGCCCCAGAGGAACTGCAGGCCTTAAGTTCCGGGACCAGAGGCGCCCTGCTCCAGCCCGACGCAGCTCCCCACAGGGAGGCTACAGGCACACTGGCAAAGAGCAGAATATTCCACCAGTATCGCCAAAGTAA
- the larp4aa gene encoding la ribonucleoprotein 4Aa isoform X4, which produces MSSDQSEEPPLLQEEADPGPKTGGKDEASLWSEGGTGGMVTSKGAGLNPNAKVWQEMPVAPSEAVTNSLTASQFLAGYSEPSSVGCKQYTVGFTALDDSSPTATAEIAVNGMDPPELGFSPAESTTKTSVDSKTEDQLISTENLRESLKKELEFYFSRENLSKDLYLMSQMDSDQFVPIWTIASMEGIKVLTTDIDLILDVLRSCPMVEVDEKGEKVRPNHKRCIIILREVPETTPIEEVESLFKNDNCPKVISVEFAHNNNWYITFQSDTDAQQAYKYLREEVKTFQGKPIMARIKAINTFFAKNGYRSMDSSLYAQQSQNQSQYSSPLYMQHVYPQQQYPVYGIVPPTWTPSPTPYFETPLAPFPNGSFVNGFGSAGHYKTGSSSLNITRPFNRNRVPLYSRKNVINAFRNHVKPSVRTNEMTPAAATPVPLESLTGLHSHQPPAPVAAATTTNPVQMASDLSTAFSHLSSSSEPSDDNGVAGRGRRSTTYRGTRRRREDERIMRPVPLAEVKVSPPKFDLAATNFPPLPGCVVSTQGEPVLENRMSDVVRGLYRDKTENIKEVTVSPGSGQAPVTEEAVAVSSPALAIVKSATQPLGPSAPRSHVSSAMLRCANGHLRILHPHHLVWLPLDPHQANLCASYVRTRRRNQALAADQETSMRKATTERVAGITRKAGNHVNVTLKATAAMAPEELQALSSGTRGALLQPDAAPHREATGTLAKSRIFHQYRQSKTLI; this is translated from the exons ATGAGTTCAGACCAGAGCGAAGAGCCGCCGCTGCTGCAGGAGGAGGCTGATCCGGGACCGAAGACCGGTGGGAAGGACGAGGCTTCGCTGTGGAGCGAAGGAGGGACGGGCGGCATG gtcaCCTCTAAGGGCGCCGGTTTGAACCCAAATGCCAAGGTATGGCAGGAGATGCCAGTGGCCCCCAGTGAGGCTGTTACTAATAGCCTCACAGCCTCGCAATTTTTGGCAG GTTATTCTGAGCCATCATCTGTTGGGTGCAAACAGTACACTGTGGGATTCACAGCCCTGGATGACAGCAGCCCCACAGCAACAGCTGAGATAGCAGTAAATGGAATGGACCCTCCAGAGCTGGGCTTTTCCCCTGCTGAGTCCACCACAAAGACCTCAG TAGATTCCAAAACAGAAGATCAGCTGATTTCCACTGAAAATTTACGAGAGTCTCTTAAGAAAGAGctggagttttatttttctag GGAAAACCTCTCCAAGGATTTGTACCTGATGTCCCAGATGGACAGTGACCAGTTTGTTCCTATTTGGACCATAGCCAGTATGGAGGGCATCAAGGTTCTCACCACTGACATAGACCTCATCCTGGATGTGTTGAGAT CCTGTCCGATGGTAGAAGTGGATGAAAAAGGGGAGAAGGTGCGTCCTAATCACAAGCGGTGCATTATTATCCTGAGGGAGGTCCCTGAAACTACACCAATTGAG GAAGTTGAGTCACTGTTCAAAAATGACAACTGTCCAAAGGTGATAAGTGTTGAGTTtgcccacaacaacaactggtACATCACATTCCAATCAGACACAGATGCTCAGCAG GCATACAAGTACTTGAGAGAGGAAGTCAAAACCTTTCAGGGAAAACCCATTATG GCCAGAATAAAGGCCATCAACACGTTCTTTGCAAAGAATGGCTACCGTAGCATGGACAGCAGCCTGTATGCTCAGCAGTCACAGAACCAGTCCCAGTACAGCTCTCCACTCTACATGCAGCATGTCTACCCACAACAGCAGTACCCAGTCTACGGCATTGTACCTCCAACCTGGACGCCTTCGCCCACACCATATTTTGAAACTCCTCTG GCGCCATTTCCTAACGGTAGCTTTGTGAATGGATTTGGCTCCGCTGGACACTACAAAACTGGTTCAAGTTCTCTTAATATCACTCGCCCTTTCAACAGAAACCG TGTCCCACTCTATTCAAGAAAGAATGTAATAAATGCCTTCAG AAACCATGTGAAGCCCTCTGTGAGGACAAACGAGATGACACCAGCGGCAGCAACTCCTGTCCCACTGGAGAGTCTAACTGGACTGCATAGCCACCAGCCTCCTGCCCCTGTTGCTGCCGCCACAACCACTAACCCAGTTCAGATGGCCTCTGACCTGAGCACAGCCTTTTcacatctctcttcttcttcggAACCCAGTGATGACAATGGGGTGGCTGGACGTGGAAG aCGGAGCACAACCTACAGAGGAACACGAAGGAGGCGAGAAGATGAACGGATCATG AGGCCTGTACCATTAGCAGAAGTTAAAGTTTCTCCACCCAAGTTTGACTTGGCTGCCACCAATTTCCCACCTCTCCCTGGCTGCGTGGTCAGTACGCAAGGAGAGCCAGTTCTAGAAAACCGAATGTCCGATGTGGTACGTGGCTTGTACAGGGACAAG acagaaaacatcaaagaagtCACTGTGAGTCCAGGTTCAGGCCAAGCCCCAGTCACAGAGGAGGCTGTAGCTGTCTCAAGTCCTGCTCTGGCAATAGTGAAATCTGCTACGCAACCACTTGGACCCTCTGCCCCTAG GAGCCACGTAAGCTCAGCTATGCTGAGGTGTGCCAACGGCCACCTAAGGATCCTCCACCCGCACCACTTAGTCTGGCTTCCACTGGACCCGCATCAGGCCAACCTTTGCGCGAGTTACGTGCGAACAAGGCGGAGGAACCAGGCTCTAGCAGCGGACCAGGAGACAAGCATGAGAAAGGCCACGACAGAGAGAGTGGCTGGGATCACAAGGAAAGCCGGCAACCACGTGAACGTGACTCTCAAGGCTACCGCAGCAATGGCCCCAGAGGAACTGCAGGCCTTAAGTTCCGGGACCAGAGGCGCCCTGCTCCAGCCCGACGCAGCTCCCCACAGGGAGGCTACAGGCACACTGGCAAAGAGCAGAATATTCCACCAGTATCGCCAAAGTAAAACTTTGATATGA
- the larp4aa gene encoding la ribonucleoprotein 4Aa isoform X1 has protein sequence MSSDQSEEPPLLQEEADPGPKTGGKDEASLWSEGGTGGMVTSKGAGLNPNAKVWQEMPVAPSEAVTNSLTASQFLAGYSEPSSVGCKQYTVGFTALDDSSPTATAEIAVNGMDPPELGFSPAESTTKTSVDSKTEDQLISTENLRESLKKELEFYFSRENLSKDLYLMSQMDSDQFVPIWTIASMEGIKVLTTDIDLILDVLRSCPMVEVDEKGEKVRPNHKRCIIILREVPETTPIEEVESLFKNDNCPKVISVEFAHNNNWYITFQSDTDAQQAYKYLREEVKTFQGKPIMARIKAINTFFAKNGYRSMDSSLYAQQSQNQSQYSSPLYMQHVYPQQQYPVYGIVPPTWTPSPTPYFETPLAPFPNGSFVNGFGSAGHYKTGSSSLNITRPFNRNRVPLYSRKNVINAFRNHVKPSVRTNEMTPAAATPVPLESLTGLHSHQPPAPVAAATTTNPVQMASDLSTAFSHLSSSSEPSDDNGVAGRGRRSTTYRGTRRRREDERIMRPVPLAEVKVSPPKFDLAATNFPPLPGCVVSTQGEPVLENRMSDVVRGLYRDKTENIKEVTVSPGSGQAPVTEEAVAVSSPALAIVKSATQPLGPSAPSITRQEKRIERAEIPAPKAASRAPVQTTANPSSSSSTQPIPSSRPQTSASMPATATTPASATATISTPAQEPRKLSYAEVCQRPPKDPPPAPLSLASTGPASGQPLRELRANKAEEPGSSSGPGDKHEKGHDRESGWDHKESRQPRERDSQGYRSNGPRGTAGLKFRDQRRPAPARRSSPQGGYRHTGKEQNIPPVSPK, from the exons ATGAGTTCAGACCAGAGCGAAGAGCCGCCGCTGCTGCAGGAGGAGGCTGATCCGGGACCGAAGACCGGTGGGAAGGACGAGGCTTCGCTGTGGAGCGAAGGAGGGACGGGCGGCATG gtcaCCTCTAAGGGCGCCGGTTTGAACCCAAATGCCAAGGTATGGCAGGAGATGCCAGTGGCCCCCAGTGAGGCTGTTACTAATAGCCTCACAGCCTCGCAATTTTTGGCAG GTTATTCTGAGCCATCATCTGTTGGGTGCAAACAGTACACTGTGGGATTCACAGCCCTGGATGACAGCAGCCCCACAGCAACAGCTGAGATAGCAGTAAATGGAATGGACCCTCCAGAGCTGGGCTTTTCCCCTGCTGAGTCCACCACAAAGACCTCAG TAGATTCCAAAACAGAAGATCAGCTGATTTCCACTGAAAATTTACGAGAGTCTCTTAAGAAAGAGctggagttttatttttctag GGAAAACCTCTCCAAGGATTTGTACCTGATGTCCCAGATGGACAGTGACCAGTTTGTTCCTATTTGGACCATAGCCAGTATGGAGGGCATCAAGGTTCTCACCACTGACATAGACCTCATCCTGGATGTGTTGAGAT CCTGTCCGATGGTAGAAGTGGATGAAAAAGGGGAGAAGGTGCGTCCTAATCACAAGCGGTGCATTATTATCCTGAGGGAGGTCCCTGAAACTACACCAATTGAG GAAGTTGAGTCACTGTTCAAAAATGACAACTGTCCAAAGGTGATAAGTGTTGAGTTtgcccacaacaacaactggtACATCACATTCCAATCAGACACAGATGCTCAGCAG GCATACAAGTACTTGAGAGAGGAAGTCAAAACCTTTCAGGGAAAACCCATTATG GCCAGAATAAAGGCCATCAACACGTTCTTTGCAAAGAATGGCTACCGTAGCATGGACAGCAGCCTGTATGCTCAGCAGTCACAGAACCAGTCCCAGTACAGCTCTCCACTCTACATGCAGCATGTCTACCCACAACAGCAGTACCCAGTCTACGGCATTGTACCTCCAACCTGGACGCCTTCGCCCACACCATATTTTGAAACTCCTCTG GCGCCATTTCCTAACGGTAGCTTTGTGAATGGATTTGGCTCCGCTGGACACTACAAAACTGGTTCAAGTTCTCTTAATATCACTCGCCCTTTCAACAGAAACCG TGTCCCACTCTATTCAAGAAAGAATGTAATAAATGCCTTCAG AAACCATGTGAAGCCCTCTGTGAGGACAAACGAGATGACACCAGCGGCAGCAACTCCTGTCCCACTGGAGAGTCTAACTGGACTGCATAGCCACCAGCCTCCTGCCCCTGTTGCTGCCGCCACAACCACTAACCCAGTTCAGATGGCCTCTGACCTGAGCACAGCCTTTTcacatctctcttcttcttcggAACCCAGTGATGACAATGGGGTGGCTGGACGTGGAAG aCGGAGCACAACCTACAGAGGAACACGAAGGAGGCGAGAAGATGAACGGATCATG AGGCCTGTACCATTAGCAGAAGTTAAAGTTTCTCCACCCAAGTTTGACTTGGCTGCCACCAATTTCCCACCTCTCCCTGGCTGCGTGGTCAGTACGCAAGGAGAGCCAGTTCTAGAAAACCGAATGTCCGATGTGGTACGTGGCTTGTACAGGGACAAG acagaaaacatcaaagaagtCACTGTGAGTCCAGGTTCAGGCCAAGCCCCAGTCACAGAGGAGGCTGTAGCTGTCTCAAGTCCTGCTCTGGCAATAGTGAAATCTGCTACGCAACCACTTGGACCCTCTGCCCCTAG TATCACTCGTCAGGAGAAAAGGATTGAACGAGCAGAAATTCCAGCGCCAAAAGCAGCTTCACGCGCACCTGTTCAAACTACTGCAAacccctcctcctcatcctccacaCAGCCTATACCAAGCTCTAGGCCTCAGACCTCTGCGTCCATGCCAGCAACAGCGACCACACCAGCCTCTGCTACAGCCACTATTTCTACCCCTGCACAG GAGCCACGTAAGCTCAGCTATGCTGAGGTGTGCCAACGGCCACCTAAGGATCCTCCACCCGCACCACTTAGTCTGGCTTCCACTGGACCCGCATCAGGCCAACCTTTGCGCGAGTTACGTGCGAACAAGGCGGAGGAACCAGGCTCTAGCAGCGGACCAGGAGACAAGCATGAGAAAGGCCACGACAGAGAGAGTGGCTGGGATCACAAGGAAAGCCGGCAACCACGTGAACGTGACTCTCAAGGCTACCGCAGCAATGGCCCCAGAGGAACTGCAGGCCTTAAGTTCCGGGACCAGAGGCGCCCTGCTCCAGCCCGACGCAGCTCCCCACAGGGAGGCTACAGGCACACTGGCAAAGAGCAGAATATTCCACCAGTATCGCCAAAGTAA
- the larp4aa gene encoding la ribonucleoprotein 4Aa isoform X3, producing the protein MSSDQSEEPPLLQEEADPGPKTGGKDEASLWSEGGTGGMVTSKGAGLNPNAKVWQEMPVAPSEAVTNSLTASQFLAGYSEPSSVGCKQYTVGFTALDDSSPTATAEIAVNGMDPPELGFSPAESTTKTSVDSKTEDQLISTENLRESLKKELEFYFSRENLSKDLYLMSQMDSDQFVPIWTIASMEGIKVLTTDIDLILDVLRSCPMVEVDEKGEKVRPNHKRCIIILREVPETTPIEEVESLFKNDNCPKVISVEFAHNNNWYITFQSDTDAQQAYKYLREEVKTFQGKPIMARIKAINTFFAKNGYRSMDSSLYAQQSQNQSQYSSPLYMQHVYPQQQYPVYGIVPPTWTPSPTPYFETPLAPFPNGSFVNGFGSAGHYKTGSSSLNITRPFNRNRNHVKPSVRTNEMTPAAATPVPLESLTGLHSHQPPAPVAAATTTNPVQMASDLSTAFSHLSSSSEPSDDNGVAGRGRRSTTYRGTRRRREDERIMRPVPLAEVKVSPPKFDLAATNFPPLPGCVVSTQGEPVLENRMSDVVRGLYRDKTENIKEVTVSPGSGQAPVTEEAVAVSSPALAIVKSATQPLGPSAPSITRQEKRIERAEIPAPKAASRAPVQTTANPSSSSSTQPIPSSRPQTSASMPATATTPASATATISTPAQEPRKLSYAEVCQRPPKDPPPAPLSLASTGPASGQPLRELRANKAEEPGSSSGPGDKHEKGHDRESGWDHKESRQPRERDSQGYRSNGPRGTAGLKFRDQRRPAPARRSSPQGGYRHTGKEQNIPPVSPK; encoded by the exons ATGAGTTCAGACCAGAGCGAAGAGCCGCCGCTGCTGCAGGAGGAGGCTGATCCGGGACCGAAGACCGGTGGGAAGGACGAGGCTTCGCTGTGGAGCGAAGGAGGGACGGGCGGCATG gtcaCCTCTAAGGGCGCCGGTTTGAACCCAAATGCCAAGGTATGGCAGGAGATGCCAGTGGCCCCCAGTGAGGCTGTTACTAATAGCCTCACAGCCTCGCAATTTTTGGCAG GTTATTCTGAGCCATCATCTGTTGGGTGCAAACAGTACACTGTGGGATTCACAGCCCTGGATGACAGCAGCCCCACAGCAACAGCTGAGATAGCAGTAAATGGAATGGACCCTCCAGAGCTGGGCTTTTCCCCTGCTGAGTCCACCACAAAGACCTCAG TAGATTCCAAAACAGAAGATCAGCTGATTTCCACTGAAAATTTACGAGAGTCTCTTAAGAAAGAGctggagttttatttttctag GGAAAACCTCTCCAAGGATTTGTACCTGATGTCCCAGATGGACAGTGACCAGTTTGTTCCTATTTGGACCATAGCCAGTATGGAGGGCATCAAGGTTCTCACCACTGACATAGACCTCATCCTGGATGTGTTGAGAT CCTGTCCGATGGTAGAAGTGGATGAAAAAGGGGAGAAGGTGCGTCCTAATCACAAGCGGTGCATTATTATCCTGAGGGAGGTCCCTGAAACTACACCAATTGAG GAAGTTGAGTCACTGTTCAAAAATGACAACTGTCCAAAGGTGATAAGTGTTGAGTTtgcccacaacaacaactggtACATCACATTCCAATCAGACACAGATGCTCAGCAG GCATACAAGTACTTGAGAGAGGAAGTCAAAACCTTTCAGGGAAAACCCATTATG GCCAGAATAAAGGCCATCAACACGTTCTTTGCAAAGAATGGCTACCGTAGCATGGACAGCAGCCTGTATGCTCAGCAGTCACAGAACCAGTCCCAGTACAGCTCTCCACTCTACATGCAGCATGTCTACCCACAACAGCAGTACCCAGTCTACGGCATTGTACCTCCAACCTGGACGCCTTCGCCCACACCATATTTTGAAACTCCTCTG GCGCCATTTCCTAACGGTAGCTTTGTGAATGGATTTGGCTCCGCTGGACACTACAAAACTGGTTCAAGTTCTCTTAATATCACTCGCCCTTTCAACAGAAACCG AAACCATGTGAAGCCCTCTGTGAGGACAAACGAGATGACACCAGCGGCAGCAACTCCTGTCCCACTGGAGAGTCTAACTGGACTGCATAGCCACCAGCCTCCTGCCCCTGTTGCTGCCGCCACAACCACTAACCCAGTTCAGATGGCCTCTGACCTGAGCACAGCCTTTTcacatctctcttcttcttcggAACCCAGTGATGACAATGGGGTGGCTGGACGTGGAAG aCGGAGCACAACCTACAGAGGAACACGAAGGAGGCGAGAAGATGAACGGATCATG AGGCCTGTACCATTAGCAGAAGTTAAAGTTTCTCCACCCAAGTTTGACTTGGCTGCCACCAATTTCCCACCTCTCCCTGGCTGCGTGGTCAGTACGCAAGGAGAGCCAGTTCTAGAAAACCGAATGTCCGATGTGGTACGTGGCTTGTACAGGGACAAG acagaaaacatcaaagaagtCACTGTGAGTCCAGGTTCAGGCCAAGCCCCAGTCACAGAGGAGGCTGTAGCTGTCTCAAGTCCTGCTCTGGCAATAGTGAAATCTGCTACGCAACCACTTGGACCCTCTGCCCCTAG TATCACTCGTCAGGAGAAAAGGATTGAACGAGCAGAAATTCCAGCGCCAAAAGCAGCTTCACGCGCACCTGTTCAAACTACTGCAAacccctcctcctcatcctccacaCAGCCTATACCAAGCTCTAGGCCTCAGACCTCTGCGTCCATGCCAGCAACAGCGACCACACCAGCCTCTGCTACAGCCACTATTTCTACCCCTGCACAG GAGCCACGTAAGCTCAGCTATGCTGAGGTGTGCCAACGGCCACCTAAGGATCCTCCACCCGCACCACTTAGTCTGGCTTCCACTGGACCCGCATCAGGCCAACCTTTGCGCGAGTTACGTGCGAACAAGGCGGAGGAACCAGGCTCTAGCAGCGGACCAGGAGACAAGCATGAGAAAGGCCACGACAGAGAGAGTGGCTGGGATCACAAGGAAAGCCGGCAACCACGTGAACGTGACTCTCAAGGCTACCGCAGCAATGGCCCCAGAGGAACTGCAGGCCTTAAGTTCCGGGACCAGAGGCGCCCTGCTCCAGCCCGACGCAGCTCCCCACAGGGAGGCTACAGGCACACTGGCAAAGAGCAGAATATTCCACCAGTATCGCCAAAGTAA